CTCGACTTCCTTAAGAAGCCTGTCCAGCCTGGACTCGAGCTTGGCAAGGATATCATCCGCGTAATCCCTTGCGCCCAGGCGCATCTCACGGGCCATCTGCTCCGCCTTCTTTAAAAGATCGTCCGCCATCTCCTTCGCCTCGCGCACGATCTCACTCTCCTCGGCCTGGCGGGTGATCTCCTTCCGGGCCTCTTCCAAAAGTCTTTCGGCCTCCTGCCTGGACTCGGCAAGCACCTTCTCGCGCTCCTGGACGACCCATTTC
This sequence is a window from Thermoanaerobacterales bacterium. Protein-coding genes within it:
- a CDS encoding ATPase, encoding MELLSVLNELEEFIQSCSRVPMTKKVLVDEEKVLDFLDRIRTLLPDEVRKAKWVVQEREKVLAESRQEAERLLEEARKEITRQAEESEIVREAKEMADDLLKKAEQMAREMRLGARDYADDILAKLESRLDRLLKEVEAGRNELKAMQ